Part of the Janibacter alkaliphilus genome is shown below.
AGCTCGGGGATGCTGTCCAGGTAACCACGGCAGTTGCGGGCGGTCTCGGCGACGCTGTCCCCGCCGAACTTCTCCACGCAGGCCTCGGCGAGCACGAGCGCGACCATCGCCTCGGCGACCACCCCGGCGGCCGGGACCGCGCAGACGTCGGAGCGCTGGTGGATGGCCGTGGCCGCGTCCGGCGAGGTGATGTCGACGGTGTCCAGGGCGCGCGGGACCGTGCTGATCGGCTTCATCGCCGCGCGGACCCGCAGCGGGTCACCGGTGCTCATGCCCCCTTCGGTCCCGCCGGCCCGGCCGGAGCGTCGCCGGATGACGCCGTCCGCGCCCCGGTCCATCTCGTCGTGGGCCGCCGAGCCGCGGCGGCGGGCGGTGGCGAAGCCGTCGCCGACCTCGACCCCCTTGATCGCCTGCACCCCCATGAGCGCGCCGGCCAGCCGGGCGTCCAGCCGCCGGTCCCAGTGCACGTGGCTGCCCAGCCCCGGCGGCAGCCCGTAGGCGAGCACCTCGACGACCCCGCCGAGGGTGTCGCCGGCCTTCTTGGCCGCGTCGATCTGCTCGACCATGGCGTCGCTGCCGGCGCGGTCGAGGGTGCGGACCGGGTTGGCGTCGAGGGCCTCGACGTCGCCCGGGCCCGGGAGCACCGCATCGTCGGCCACCTCCCCCTCGCCGATCGCCACGGTGTGCGAGAGCACGCTGATCCCGTAGGCCTGGTGCAGCAGGCGAGCGGCGATCTCGCCGAGCGCCACCCGGGCGGCGGTCTCGCGGGCGCTGGCCCGCTCCAGCACCGGGCGGGCCTCGTCGAAGCCGTACTTCTGCATCCCGACGAGGTCGGCGTGGCCGGGCCGGGGGCGGGTCAGCGGCCGGTTGCGGGCCAGCTCCTTCTCCGCGCCGACGTCGTCGCTGGCGGCCATGGCGGCGTCGCTGACCGGGTCGGCGCTCATCACCGTCTGCCACTTGGGCCACTCGGTGTTGTCGATCATCACCGCCACCGGCGAGCCGAGGGTGATCCCGTGACGGACCCCGCCGAGGAAGGTGACCTGGTCCTGCTCGAACTTCATCCGGGCGCCGCGGCCGTAGCCGAGCCGGCGACGGGCCAGTGCGCCCGCGACGTCCGAGGTGGAGACCTCGACCCCTGCGGGCAGGCCCTCGAGGGTGGCGACCAGGGCCTGGCCGTGCGACTCTCCGGCGGTCAACCAACGCAGCATGGGGGCATCCTCGCACCCCGGCAGCACCCCGCCGACATCCGGCTCAGGAGGCGGTCGCTCCCCGCGCACGCCGGCCCGGGCCGCCAGAGCCGCGACCGAGCGGAGGCGCAGCCGCCCTCAGATCGCCCTCAGAGCGCCGGCAGCGCGGCCGCCATCGCGGCGACCACGTCCGGCCCGACGCTGCGACCGGTCATCAGCTGGACCTGACGGACCGCCTGGTGCAGCAGCATGGCGGTCCCGGGGACCACCGTCGCGCCGGCCCGCAGCGCGGCCGAGGCGAAGGGCGTGGGCCAGCCGGCATAGACGACGTCCAGCACGGTCACCTCGGACAGCGGCTGGTCCGCCGCGTCCACCGGCGCGTCCGGCCCGGGCAGCGGCGCCGCCGCCGCCAGGTTGCCGCCGCCGGCAGGAAGGGTGCTGATCACCACCGAGCCGGACGGGAAGGGGCGGTGCGGCCACCCCGGCAGATGCTCGACGGTCAGGTGCAGCCCGAGGCCGGTCATCTCGTCGGCCAGGGCGGCGCCCTTCTCCTCGTCCCGGGCGGCGACGACCACCTCGCCACGGACCCCGAGCTGCGCCAGCGCGACGAGCGCGGACCGGGCGGTGGCCCCGGCACCGATCACGGTCGCCGTGCTCGGTTCGCCGACCCCGGCGGCGTGCAGGGCCGCGACGATGCCGTGCACGTCGGTGTTGTCGCCGACCCAGCCGGCTGGCGTCGGCACGAGGGTGTTGATCGCCCGGCACCGCCGGGCGGTCTCGCTGACCTCGTCGGCGACCTCGAAGGCCGCCTCCTTCAGCGGCATGGTCAGGCTCAGCCCGCGCCAGCTGTCGTCCAGATCCTCGACGAAGGGGGCCAGCCCGACCGCGTCGACCTCGTGCCGCCCGTACTCCCAGCCGTCGAGGCCGAGCGCGTCGTAGGCGGCCCGGTGCAGCGCCGGGGAGAGCGAGTGCGCGACCGGAGAGCCGAGCACCGCTGCGCGCTGGGTGCCCGGCTGCCGGTCGCTCCGGTCGTCGCTCAGCAGTTGCCGTCCTCGTCCCGGTTGGCGTCGCACCACTCGGTGAACTCCTGGACGTTCTGGTCGTGCTCGGCCTGGGTAGTGGCGAACTTCGTCTCCCCGGTGTCCGGGTTGACGGTGACGAAGAAGAGCCAGTCGCCCTCGGCCGGCGAGGCCGCGGCCTCGATGGCGGCGGCACCGGGGTTGTTGATCGGCCCGGGCGGCAGCCCGGTGTGCTGGTAGGTGTTGTACGGGTCGTCCGAGGCGCGCATCTCGTCCGTGGTCCCGGCCCGGCCGCGCTCCTGGAAGATGTAGTGGACGGTGCTGTCCATGTTGAGCATGCCCACCGTGGGGCCGTCGGTGTCCTCGAGCCGGTTCTCGACGACCCGGGCCACCTTCTCCCGGTCGGCGGCGCCGGCCTCGCCCTCGACGATCGAGGCCACGGTCAGGGTGCGCTCCCACTCGGACCGCGGCACGTTCGCGCTCTCCAGCTCGGCGACGGTCTTCTCGATCATCGCGTTGAGCTGCTGCACCGGGGTGGCGCCCTCGTCGAACTCGTAGGTCGCCGGGAAGAGCCAGCCCTCGATGTCGCCCTCGGCCTCCTCGGGCAGCTGCAGGTCCGAGGACCGCTCTGCGGCCTCGTACTGCTCGACGGTGCGCCCGTTCGCCTCGGCGAGGATGACGTAGATCTCGCTGCGCCACAGACCTTCGCGGATGGTGATGCCCTGGGCCACCCGGTTGGCCGGGTCGGCGAGCCACTGCAGGGCGTCCTCGGCGGCCATCTCCTCCTTCATCTGGTACGTCCCCGGCTGGATCGCCGAGGCCAGGTCTGGCTGCGCGGTGGCCGCGTTGGAGAAGGCGCCGACCGAGGCGACGACGTTCTGCTCGTGCAGGGTGGTGCCGATGTCGGCACCCGACTCGCCCTCGGCGACGACGACCTCGACCTGGCCGCTGCCCGGACCGTCGTAGTCCTCGGTGTCGCTGCCGCCGCCGGGGATCAGGTCACCGAGGCTGGAGAAGGAGACGACGACCGCGCCGACGACGAGGACCGCGGCGAGCACCATGGCCAGGACGGCGCAGCCGCCGCGGCGGCGGCGCACCCGCTCCCGCTCGTCGTCGTGGCGCTCGTCGTGACGGTCGTCGTCGCGGCGACGGCCCGCGGGGTCCTCTGCGGACGGCTCCTGGGCGAAGATGTCGTCCTCGAAGCTCATGCGCCTCCCTTGGTCCGCGGCTTGCGCGCCTTGCGCCGGCCGATCTGCTCACCGGGAGGAGCCCCGGCGCTGCGCTCGGTGTCGAGCGCGGCCTGCAGGATGAGCACAGCGGCCGCCTGGTCGACGACAGCCCGCTGACGCCGTCCGGCGACCCCGCTCTCCCGCAGACCTCTGTGAGCATCCACGGTCGAGAGGCGTTCGTCCACGAGGCGGACCGGCGTGTCAGGCATCCGTCCGGCGAGCTCGCGCGCCCAGGCCCTCACCTTGGCCGCCGCCGGACCTTCGCCACCGTCCAGCGACAGCGGCAGACCGACGACGACCTCCAGCGCACGGTGCTCCTGGGCGAGGACCGCGACCTCGTCGAGGTCGCCGCCGTGCTCGACGTCGCGGGCGACCGTGCGGACCGGGGTGGCGAGCACGCCGTCCGGGTCGCAGGAGGCCAGGCCGACCCGGACGTCGCCGACGTCCACGCCGAGCCGCACCCCGCGGCGCAGGCCGCTCAGGAGCCGCTCCCGGTCGCACCGGTCACGGTGGAGGCGAGCTCGCGCTCGACGGCGCTGAGGGCCGCCTGCACCTGACCGGCGTCGCTGCCGCCGCCCTGGGCCAGGTCGTCCTTGCCGCCACCACCGCCACCGAGGGTCTGGGCGGCCACCCGGACCAGCGACCCGGCCTTGACGCCACGGGCACGGGCGCTCTCGTTGGTGGCCACGACGATCACCGGCTTGCCGCCGCCGTCACCGGTCAGGGCGACGACCACCGGCCGCTCCTCGCCGAGCCGGCCGCGGGTGTCGAGCACCATCTGCCGGACGTCGCCGCCAGCGCCGCCGGCGACGTGCTGGCCGACGAAGGTCACCCCGGAGACATCCGTCGCCTGGTCGGTGAGGCTGCCCGCGGAGGCGGCCACCTGCTCGCGGCGCAGCTTCTCCAGCTCCCGCTCGGCGTCGCGCAGCCGGGCGACCATCTCGCCGACCTTCTCCGGCAGCTCCGGGGCGGGCGCCTTGACGATCGAGCTCAGCTCGGCGACCAGGGCCCGCTCGGTAGCGAGGTAGCCCAGGGCGTTCATGCCGACGTAGGCCTCCAGGCGGCGGACCCCGGAGCCCACCGAGGACTCGCCGGTGAGGGTGAGCGCGCCGATCTGGCTGGAGTGGCGCACGTGGGTGCCGCCGCACAGCTCGCGGGACCACGGGCCACCGATCTCGACGACCCGGACCTCCTCGCCGTAGGTCTCGCCGAAGAGCGCCAGCGCGCCCTGCTCCCGGGCCTCGGGCAGGCTCATCCACGCGGCCGAGACCGGCAGGTCGTCGCGCACCGCGAGGTTGGCCACATGCTCGATCTCGGCGCGGGCGTCCGCGGACAGGCCCTGGTTCCAGGCGAAGTCGAGGCGCAGGTAGCCGGGCTTGTTGTACGAGCCGGACTGCAGCGCGGACGGGCCGAGCACCTGGCGCAGCGCCGCGTGCACGACGTGCGTGCCGGAGTGGGCCTGGCAGGCGTCCACCCGCCACTGCGGGTCGACCTCGGCGCTGGCCTCGGCGCCGAGACGGATCGGCCCTTCGGCGACGTCGACGGTGTGCACGACCAGGCCCTTGACCGGGCGCTGGACGTCGCGCACGTCGAGGCGGCTGCCGTCGGCGACGATGACGCCGCTGTCGGCGATCTGACCGCCGGACTCGGCGTAGAAGCTGGTCCGATCGAGGACCAGCTGGCCGGACTGGCCGGGCTCGAGCTCCTCGACCAGCTCACCGTCGCGGACCAGGCCGACGACCCGGCCGCTGGTGCTCAGCTCGGTGTACGCGCGCCAGTCGGTCTCGCCGAGGGCGCGCAGCTCCTTCCACACCTCGGAGCCGACGTGACCGCCCTTCTTGGCCCTGGCGTCCGCCTTCGCCCGCTGCCGCTGCTCGTCCATGAGGCGGACGAAGCCCTCGCGGTCCACGCTCAGCCCCTGCTCGGCGGCCATCTCCAGGGTGAGGTCGATGGGGAAGCCGTAGGTGTCGTGCAGCGCGAAGGCCTGGTCCCCGGCGAGAGTGTCCCCGCCCTGGCTCTTGGTGCGCTCCACCGCGGAGTCGAGGATGGTCGTGCCCTGGGCCAGGGTGCGCCGGAAGGCCTCCTCCTCGGCGTAGGCGATCTGGGCGATCCGCTCGAAGCCGGTGCCGAGCTCGGGGTAGGACTGGCGCATCCGCTCGACGGAGACCGGCAGCAGGTGCGGCAGGGCGGGCTCGTCGTAGCCGAGCAGGCGCATCGCCCGCACGGCCCGGCGCAGCATCCGGCGCAGCACGTAGCCGCGCCCCTCGTTGCCGGGCGTGACACCGTCGCCGATGAGCATCAGCGAGGAGCGGACGTGGTCGGCGACGACCCGCAGGTGCACGTCGTCGGGGTCGGAGTCCTCGGCGGTGTGCCCGGAGGTCGCACCGTAGCTCTTGCCGGTCATCTCGGCGGCCTTCTCCAGGACCGGGTAGACCTCGTCGATCTCGTACATGTTGTCGACGCCCTGCAGGATCGAGGCCAGGCGCTCCAGGCCGAGACCGGTGTCGACGCTCTGCGCCGGCAGCGGCCCGGCCACGTCGAAGTCGTCCTTGGCCCGGACCGCGGCGAGGTCGAACTGCATGAAGACGAGGTTCCACACCTCCATGTAGCGGTCCTCGTCGACTTCGGGCCCGCCCTCGCGGCCGTACTCCGGCCCTCGGTCGTAGAAGATCTCGCTGCACGGTCCGCCCGGGCCCGGCACCCCCATGTGCCAGTAGTTGTCCTTCTCGCCGCGGCGCACGATCCGCTCGGCGGGGATGTCGGTCAGCTCGAGCCACAACCGCTCGGCCTCGTCGTCGTCGCGGTAGACGGTCGCCCACAGCCGCTCCGGATCGAGGCCGTAGCCGCCGTGGTCCTGGGAGGTGGTGAGCAGCTCCCAGGCGAAGCGGATGGCGTCGGCCTTGAAGTAGTCGCCGAAGGAGAAGTTGCCGCACATCTGGAAGAAGGTGCCGTGCCGCGAGGTCTTGCCGACCTCGTCGATGTCCCCGGTGCGCACGCACTTCTGGACGCTGGTGGCCCGGTCCCAGGGGGCGCTCTCCTGCCCGGTGAAGTAGGGCTTGAAGGGGACCATCCCGGCGTTGACGAAGAGCAGGGTGGGGTCGTCGTGGATCAGCGGGGCGGAGGGGACGACGGTGTGGCCCTTGGCCTCGAAGAACGTCAGCCAGCGGCGCCGGATCTCGGCAGTTTCCATGATTCGTGTCAGTCCTTGTCAGGGGGCGAGGCGGCGGGCGCCTCGTGCGGGTGCGGGGTCGGGCGGACGTCGGGGACGGACGGCGCTCAGGCGCCGACCGACCCCTCGATAGCTCGCGCGGCGGCTGCCGCACCGGGGTGCACGGTCATCGGGGGTCAGCGTACTCGGGAGGTCCGGGGTGCTCCCACCGTGCTGACGAGGACCGGCCAGGCCAGCCACGCCGATCAGGCGAGCCCTACCCGAGACCACACCGACCAGACCCACCCCCACCCCACCCCACCCCAGTCTCGCCACCTGGCCCCAGGCACCCGGCGGCGTCCGTGAAGCCCTCCCCTACCTCGGCTGCGGCCAGGTGAGGCGGCGCTGACCGATCGGCGAACCCCACACCGCGGTCGCGTCCGGCGCCAGCGCGTACTGCCACCGGTGCTGCTGCTTGAGCCGGTGGTGGCGACGGCACAGGGCGGCGAGGTTCTCGGCGGACGTCGGGCCGGCCGGCCAGGGCACGGCGTGGTCCAGGTCGCAGGACGCGGCGGGCCGGGTGCAGCCCCACATCCGGCAGGTGCCGTCCCGGTCCCGCACCGCGCGTCGCAGCGCGGGTCGCGGGACGTAGCCGGACTGGGCCAGGTCGGCGCCACCGCTCGACCCCGCGGCGGCGCTCTCCTCCACCTCGACGCGACCGGAGTCCCCGGGGCCACCGTGGCCTGCCCGCGAGCACAGCCACTCCAGCCCCTCTCTGGGCATCCACCCGCTGCCGGGGAGCTCCACCCCGATGACAGGCCCTACGGATGCCGGCCGGTGGGCCGATCCGCCCTGACCAGCGCCCTTCGATCCGCTGGCGACGATCGACGCCTCGCCCCCAGCCACGGGGGCGAGCGCGTCGACACACGCCGCCGGCTCTCGCGGCGGGTGACGCACCGCACCCCGAGCCACGGGGACAGGCACCTCACGTTCGGCCGGCGGAACGGGCGGGTCCGACATCACGCCAGCGGCCGGTGAGCCCACCTGTGTGACGCCGCTGATCGTGGCAGCCGCCTCGCCCCCAGCCACGGGGGCGAGCGCCGGAGCACCGACCGGCGCGGGAACCGTCGCTGCCTCCCCCACCGGTGCCACCGCCCCGACACGACCGGCGACCGCCGCCTCCTGGAACGCCACGCCGGCGACCTGGCTCCCGCACTCGCCAGTCCGGCCGCTCCCGGTCTCGTCCACCCGGCCGCTCCCGGTCTCGTCAGTCCGGCCGCTCCCGCCGTCGCCGGCCCGTGTCACCGCCCGGCTCGTCGAGACACCCGACGTAGCGTGGATCGGCGGCTCCACGTCGACGTCACCCCCTTCGCACCAGCTCGCCGGGACAGCCACCTGCACCTGGACCGAGACCTCGACCCCGCGCAGGACGAGGTCGGCGAACGCCTGCGCCCGCGCGGCGCCCACCCGGGTCCCGGGAGCACCCCGGACGATCTGACGGGCCTGCTCCTCGACAGCAGCGTGCACGGTCATCCCCACCTCGCTGGGCAGCACCGCGGTCACCGTGCTCGTGCCGAGCGGCCCGGGGTCGAGATGGACGTCGATCACCTCCCGACGGTTCCGCTGCGCACGAGCGGCCAGGGCCTCGGCGTCGACGCGCGCCAGCACGCGACGGCACGATCGCGCCAGCTCGCGGTGCTCGAGCACCTCCAGCCGCTGCTCCTCGGTGCCGCGCTTGCACGACGTCACGTGCTCCACCACCGCCGCGACTCCTTCCGGAGTCGCGTCCCGGGTCTCGGTGGCCACGAGCTGGATGCTGCGCTCGGGGACGGCTCCGCTCACCATCCGGGGAAGCAGCGAGCCCAGGTCGTCGCCGAGCCGGGCCGCCAACCGGCACCGCCGGTCGGCCACCGTCAGCGAGCAGCCCATGAGGAAGGCCGCGGTGTCCCCCACGAAGGGGTCGCACTCCCCTGCCGGCAGGCGCACCTCGCGCACCCCGTCCGGGCCGGCCCGCTCGCTGCGGCGTCCCAGCTCGCCCAGCAGCACCAGCTGGGCCGCGTCGGCCGCGCGCCGCACGCGCTCCACCTCCTGCAGGACGCCACCGAGCTCGCCGGTGGACACCGACGGCCCCACGAGCTCGGCCGTCGCTGCGGTCGCGCCGAGCCCCAACCTGGCCTGCTCCAGGAACGTCATCACATCATCGAACATGCGTACGACTCTAGGGGTGGGCGCCGACAACGGGCCTGCGGACGGACCGGGCGGTGGACGGCGGTGGCGGCGCGATCGGGCCTGTGGACACCGAGCACGACGTGCGCCTCGCGGAGCGTCCCCTCGCCCCACCAGCCGGGACCAGCCGACCACCAGGCAGCCATCTCGCCCCCACCCACGGGGACCAGCCGACCACCAGGCCCGCGCCTCGCCCCCACCCACGGGGACCCGCCGACCACCAGGCCCGCACCTCGCCCCCACCCACGGGGGCGAGGAGTCTCCCCGGGGCCATGTCCGCGCCTCAGCGCTCCCGCAACCGCCCCCGCAGCCACGCCCACCGCTCCTGCAGCCGCGCCTCGAAGCCCCGGTCGCTGGGCCGGTAGTAGCTGCGCTCGGCGAGCTCGGCGTCCAGGTCGTCGGGCAGGTACTGCTGGGCCGCCACCGCCTCCGGCTGGTCATGGGCGTAGACGTAGCCCTCGACCTTCGCCCCGCCGGAGGCGCCGGCCGCCCGGTCCGAGGCCTGGGTGTAGCCGCTGCCGCGCAGGTGCGGCGGCACCGCCTGGACCTTGCCTGCGCGCACGTCGGCGACCGCCTCGTTGATCCCGGTGTAGGCGGCGTTCGACTTCGGCGCCAGGGTGTTGTGCACCACGGCCTGGGCGAGCACGATCCGCGCCTCGGGCATCCCGATCTGGGCCACCGCGTGCATCGCCGCGACCGCGGTCTGCAGCGCGGTCGGGTCCCCGAGACCCACGTCCTCGCTGGCCGAGATGACCACCCGGCGGGCGATGAAGCGCGGGTCCTCCCCCGCCTCCAGCTGCCGGGCGAGGTAGTGCAGCGCCGCATCGACGTCCGAGCCACGCATCGACTTGATGAAGGCCGAGGCGACGTCGTAGTGCTGGTCGCCGGTCCGGTCGTAGCGCACCGCGGCCCGGGCCACCGCCTGCTCGACGTGGTCCAGGGTGATGTCCACCGCACCCTCGCCGCCTGCCGCCGACGGCACCTGCCCGGACTCGGCCACCCCGGCCGCGGCCTCCAGCGAGGTCAGCGCCCGCCGGGCATCGCCGCCGGCGATCGCCACGAGGTGCTCGCGGGCCTCCTGGCTGAGGGTGTAGCCGCCGTCCAGGCCGCGCTCGTCGGCCACGGCGCCGTCGATGACGCCGCCGACCTCCTCGCGGGTCAGCGACTCCAGCGTGACGAGGATCGAGCGGGAGAGCAGCGGCGCGATCACCGAGAAGGACGGGTTCTCGGTGGTCGCCGCGACGAGCACCACCTCCCGGTTCTCCACGCCGGGCAGCAGGGCGTCCTGCTGCGCCTTGGTGAAGCGGTGGATCTCGTCGAGGAAGAGCACCGTCTGCCGGCCGTACATCGACCGGCTGCGGGCAGCCTGCTCCATCACCGCGCGCACGTCCTTGACCCCCGCGGTCACCGCGGACAGCTCGACGAAGTCGCGGTCCGCGGCCGCCGCCACGAGGTGCGCCAGGGTCGTCTTGCCGGTGCCCGGCGGGCCCCAGATGATCGCCGACAGCGGCCCGGCGGCTCCGGTACGGCCCTCGATGAGCCGCCGCAGCGGCGACCCGGGGCGCAGCACGTCGGCCTGCCCGGCCACCTCCTCGACCGTCCGTGGCCGCATCCGGACCGCCAGCGGGGGCAGCGCCGCACCGCTCGAGGTCGGCCCGTCGGCTGCCGAAAAGAGGTCGTCGTCACTCACGAACGCAGGGTATCGACCGCCACCGACTGGCACGCTCGGCGAGGTGACCACCCGACCGCGCCACGCCGCCTCGATGCTCGAGGGCTGGGGGCGCACCGTGGGCCGGCACCCCTGGCGGGTGGCGCTGACCTGGTTGGTGCTGGTGGTCGCCGCCTTCGCCACGACCCTCGGGGCGGTCGGCAACCAGGGCCTCTTCGACCGGCTCACCAGCGGCGAGATCTCGGCCCCCGGCCAGGCGAAGGAGGCCGCCGACCTGGCGACGGCGGCCGGCGGCGAGGGGTCCGAGGAGACCGACACCCTGATCGTCACCGGCACCGACGCCACCGACCCCTTCGTCCGCCGCAACGTCGGGGAGGCGGTGCGCCGGATCTCCGAGACCGAGGGCGTCAGCACCGTCCTCAACCCGCTCGTCGTCGAGGGCGGGGTGACCAACCCCGAGGTCGCCGACCTGGTGCGGGAGGAGCCGGGCCAGCGGTACGGCTTCGTCACCGTGGTCACCTACGAGGAGGACCTGGACGAGGCGACGCTGCAGGAGGCGAAGCGGGACGTCAACGACCAGCTGAGCTACATCGTCAGCGGCTCCGGCGCGGTGGACAGCAGCCGGGGCAGCGTCGCCGACCTCGTCGACGCGATCGTCGTGCAGGTCGGCGACGACCTCAAGACCGGCGAAGGGATCGCCCTGCCGATCTCCTTCGTCGTCATGGTCGTCGTCTTCGGCGGCTTCCTCGCGGCCGGGCTGCCGATCGCCGGGGCGATCGCCTCGATCGCCGGGGCCTTCGCCAGCCTGCTCGGCTTCTCCTACCTGCTCGACCTCGACGCCACCGTGGTCAACATCGTCACCGTCCTCGGGCTGGGCCTGTGCATCGACTACGGGCTGCTCGTCGTGAGCCGCTTCCGCGAGGAGCTGCGCGGCCTGCTCGACGGGGCACCGGTGGGATCGATGGACCAGGCCATGGTCGTCCAGGCCACCGGGCGCACCCTGGACCGGGCCGGGCGGACGGTGATCTTCTCGGCGATCACCGTCACCATCGCCCTCGTCGGGCTGATGTTCCTGCCGATCACCTTCCTGCGGGCCACCGGGGCCGCCGGGATGTCGGTGGTGCTCATGGCCCTGCTCGTGGCGACCTCGCTCATCCCGGCGCTGTGCGCACTGTCGGCGCGACGGCTGCTCGCGCGCGGCACCGAGACCTCCCCGGACGACGGTGTCTTCTCCCGGCTGGCGGCCGGGGTGCAGCGGGCCCCGTGGCTGGTCATCGCCATGGTGGTGGCGCTGCTCGTGGCGCTGGCGCTGCCGGCGACCCGGCTGCTGCCCACGTCCTCGGGTGCCGAGATGCTGCCGGTGGGCACCCCGGAGCGCGAGCACGTCGAGACCCTCGAGGAGGACTACCCGCAGCTCGGCGCCCCGGACGTCACCTTCGTCAGCGACGCCCCCGCGGAGCAGGTGCGCTCCTGGGCCCGCGGCGAGGCCCGCGACCTGCCGGGGCTGAGCACCGACCCGACGGTCACCGAGCTCGGCGAGGTGGACGGCCGCACGGTCACCAGCGTCGAGCTGCGGACCGACGACGACGCCGACGGTCCGGCCAGCCGGGCGCTGGTGGAGGAGCTGACGCAGCGACCACCACCGGTCGAGGGCTCCGTCGGCGGCATCGCCTCCGGCCTCGCCGACGTCTCTGCGGTGATCGCCGAGCGCGCGCCGTGGGCGGTGCTCACGGTCATCCTGGCCACCTTCGTGCTGCTCTTCCTCATGACCGGGTCGTTGGTGGTGCCGGTCAAGGCGCTGGTGATGAACGTGGTCTCCCTCGGCGCCTCGCTGGGGGCGCTGGTGTGGATCTTCCAGGACGGGAACCTCGAGCTGCTGCTCGGCTTCACCTCCACCGGCGGCGTCGACGTCACCGTGCCGATGCTCGTCATCGCCTTCGGCTTCGGCCTGTCCATGGACTACGAGGTCTTCCTGCTCGCCCGGATCGTCGAGCTGCACGA
Proteins encoded:
- a CDS encoding replication-associated recombination protein A — its product is MSDDDLFSAADGPTSSGAALPPLAVRMRPRTVEEVAGQADVLRPGSPLRRLIEGRTGAAGPLSAIIWGPPGTGKTTLAHLVAAAADRDFVELSAVTAGVKDVRAVMEQAARSRSMYGRQTVLFLDEIHRFTKAQQDALLPGVENREVVLVAATTENPSFSVIAPLLSRSILVTLESLTREEVGGVIDGAVADERGLDGGYTLSQEAREHLVAIAGGDARRALTSLEAAAGVAESGQVPSAAGGEGAVDITLDHVEQAVARAAVRYDRTGDQHYDVASAFIKSMRGSDVDAALHYLARQLEAGEDPRFIARRVVISASEDVGLGDPTALQTAVAAMHAVAQIGMPEARIVLAQAVVHNTLAPKSNAAYTGINEAVADVRAGKVQAVPPHLRGSGYTQASDRAAGASGGAKVEGYVYAHDQPEAVAAQQYLPDDLDAELAERSYYRPSDRGFEARLQERWAWLRGRLRER
- a CDS encoding MMPL family transporter, producing the protein MTTRPRHAASMLEGWGRTVGRHPWRVALTWLVLVVAAFATTLGAVGNQGLFDRLTSGEISAPGQAKEAADLATAAGGEGSEETDTLIVTGTDATDPFVRRNVGEAVRRISETEGVSTVLNPLVVEGGVTNPEVADLVREEPGQRYGFVTVVTYEEDLDEATLQEAKRDVNDQLSYIVSGSGAVDSSRGSVADLVDAIVVQVGDDLKTGEGIALPISFVVMVVVFGGFLAAGLPIAGAIASIAGAFASLLGFSYLLDLDATVVNIVTVLGLGLCIDYGLLVVSRFREELRGLLDGAPVGSMDQAMVVQATGRTLDRAGRTVIFSAITVTIALVGLMFLPITFLRATGAAGMSVVLMALLVATSLIPALCALSARRLLARGTETSPDDGVFSRLAAGVQRAPWLVIAMVVALLVALALPATRLLPTSSGAEMLPVGTPEREHVETLEEDYPQLGAPDVTFVSDAPAEQVRSWARGEARDLPGLSTDPTVTELGEVDGRTVTSVELRTDDDADGPASRALVEELTQRPPPVEGSVGGIASGLADVSAVIAERAPWAVLTVILATFVLLFLMTGSLVVPVKALVMNVVSLGASLGALVWIFQDGNLELLLGFTSTGGVDVTVPMLVIAFGFGLSMDYEVFLLARIVELHEQGLPTDQAVRLGLQRSGRIITSAALLMVIVFSGFVMADVLVIQQTGVALVLTIAIDATLVRMLLVPATMSVLGEANWWAPRRLRRLHERFGISE